The sequence below is a genomic window from Merismopedia glauca CCAP 1448/3.
TAGCTGTCTAGAGTCTCAAAAGGACTTCGAGCGATCGCTCTTTGACTCCCACACCCCTATTTTTAGAGCCAAGAAAAACTGGTTAGCCAGAGTCATTTTCTATTTTCTTATGTTTCCTCAGAAAGCGATACATTCAAAAGTCCTAAATTGCCCGAACTCGAATCTCTTGATAGAACTCCTGTTGGCTCAATTCCACCTTAGATTGGGCGGACAGTAGCAATAGTGCCCAAAAAACACCAACTCTATCTTTATTTAAGCTATAGTTTGCAGAATTATTCCTATTAGTCCAAATATCTAGAAGTTGCTCTAGGTCAATCCACTGTTGAGCTAACAACCATTTTTCCCCTTGAGTCACGATAAACTGTTCTAATTCTCTAGCAATTTCGGTCAGATTTTCCTGGTGGGCTAAACCAACTATAGTTTGGGCGGCGGCGCTAGCTGATAAGGGTTTGACCCGTTTGGTAACTGGATGAATTGGCTTGTTTGCTAGAGTAGAAGCAATTTGATGCAACTGTGCTATCACATCATTGAGAGTAATCGGTCTTTTGACCAAAGCTTGAGCCGTATGCCTTCGCTTCAAGCAATCTTCAAGATTCAGGGGTAAACGGGTCGATTTTGAGCCATGAGGATCTAAGATTAAATCTACTTCCCAGTTAGGGTCTTCATCGCCTGCTGAAGTCTCTTCTAAAGTATGCGCCTTCAGCAAAACTAACATTGCTGCCCAAACAAAAGCTTGCCCCCCCTGGGATAAATTGGCTTCTGGTTCTTGAGAATTAGTCGTTTGCAGTAAGTTTTTCAAGTAGCGATCGATTACATCAATCACTTGTACATCCCAAGGGTTGATTTCTCCTTGCTGGGCTAGATCGATCAGCATGGCAATCCCCATATCGCGAACCGCAGCTAAACTGCGATCGACTTCAGGTAATCTATCTAAACTGGCACCAACACTCATAAGCAGAAGGAAGAGGGAAGAAGGAAGAGGGAAGAGGGAAGAAGGAAGAAGGAAGAAGGAAGAAGGAAGAAGGAAGAAGGGGGACAAGGGGGAGAAAGCCTCAAGCATCAGCCAAAAGGTAAGACTTGTCGAAACTCAACCCAAGCTACTGAGCTACGGTGTCTATGGTTTCGCCTTTAGTGACTTCTGAGGCTGGAGGAAGGCGATACTGAAGAATTTCGGCTTTATAGCGCTGAATATCTGTTTCTAGCTCTTCAATTCTTTCATCTCGACTGCGGTTTTGCCTAATTGTTTCTTGAGACTGAATCATGATTTGCATACGATTCCAAAGGCTGAAACTCCAAGCTGTTACGGCTCCAATACCTGTAGCTAAAAGTAGCTCAATACATAAAGGTAGTTGAACTTTAACCCCAGGTAAAAATTGAATTGAGATGGGCTGGGGATTTTC
It includes:
- a CDS encoding segregation/condensation protein A → MSVGASLDRLPEVDRSLAAVRDMGIAMLIDLAQQGEINPWDVQVIDVIDRYLKNLLQTTNSQEPEANLSQGGQAFVWAAMLVLLKAHTLEETSAGDEDPNWEVDLILDPHGSKSTRLPLNLEDCLKRRHTAQALVKRPITLNDVIAQLHQIASTLANKPIHPVTKRVKPLSASAAAQTIVGLAHQENLTEIARELEQFIVTQGEKWLLAQQWIDLEQLLDIWTNRNNSANYSLNKDRVGVFWALLLLSAQSKVELSQQEFYQEIRVRAI
- a CDS encoding lipopolysaccharide assembly protein LapA domain-containing protein translates to MRQINFVLIFAVCLLAVLFSLENPQPISIQFLPGVKVQLPLCIELLLATGIGAVTAWSFSLWNRMQIMIQSQETIRQNRSRDERIEELETDIQRYKAEILQYRLPPASEVTKGETIDTVAQ